In a single window of the Rhodopirellula bahusiensis genome:
- a CDS encoding HAD-IIA family hydrolase has protein sequence MKTGFLIDMDGVIYRGSELIPGADQFIDVLIRQDIPFLFLTNNSQRTRRDVQTKLQRMGIFVEESHIFTCAMATARFLAKLKPNGTAYIIGEGGLLQAMHQNGFSIVDHSPDFVVVGEGRTITLNALESAVDMILGGAKLIATNLDPSCPTKNGTRPGCGATVAYLEAVTGRKAFSVGKPSPIMMRAARKELKLATSQTVMVGDTMETDILGGVQMGYRTVLTLSGGTKREDLGQFAYGPDVIVDSIADLCDVSDFVETSLPVGNREDDTVTNFAAWAAANA, from the coding sequence ATGAAAACGGGCTTTTTGATCGACATGGATGGTGTCATCTACCGCGGCAGCGAACTGATCCCAGGAGCCGATCAGTTCATCGACGTATTGATTCGACAGGACATTCCTTTTTTGTTCTTGACCAACAACAGCCAAAGGACTCGGCGTGACGTTCAAACCAAACTCCAACGGATGGGGATCTTTGTAGAGGAGTCTCATATCTTCACCTGTGCGATGGCAACGGCACGCTTCCTCGCCAAGTTGAAACCCAATGGCACCGCATACATCATTGGGGAAGGTGGTTTGTTGCAAGCGATGCACCAGAACGGTTTTTCAATCGTGGATCATTCACCGGACTTTGTTGTTGTCGGCGAAGGTCGCACAATCACGCTCAATGCGTTGGAATCGGCGGTCGACATGATCCTTGGTGGTGCCAAGCTGATTGCCACCAACTTGGACCCCAGTTGCCCGACCAAGAACGGCACACGCCCAGGTTGCGGGGCCACGGTCGCGTACCTTGAAGCGGTTACAGGACGCAAAGCCTTCAGCGTGGGGAAACCCAGCCCCATCATGATGCGAGCCGCCCGGAAGGAACTAAAGCTTGCCACATCACAAACGGTGATGGTGGGCGACACGATGGAAACCGACATCCTCGGCGGAGTCCAAATGGGTTACCGAACGGTGCTCACATTGTCCGGCGGCACAAAAAGAGAAGACCTGGGCCAATTCGCTTACGGCCCCGACGTGATCGTCGATTCAATCGCAGATCTCTGCGACGTCAGTGACTTTGTCGAAACCAGTCTGCCAGTCGGCAACCGTGAAGACGACACCGTCACGAACTTCGCCGCCTGGGCCGCTGCCAACGCGTGA
- a CDS encoding diaminopimelate decarboxylase has translation MHYQPLPFDRELIDRIIEDHPTPFVLYHEDGIRDRARELTDAFAWNEGFQQYFAVKATPNPHIVAMMAEEGGGADCSSVAELITCERLGITGQDVMFTSNNTTMEEFEIANKLGAIINLDTPHHVEQIAQLSPLPEMVSFRFNPGPERQGNVIIGDPKEAKFGSTREQLIDGYRRCAELGISRFGLHAMVVSNELNIEALLQTAEMLFELAAEIHRETGISVECINLGGGIGVPYQPGQDPVDLPAFGDGVRKLYESILVPAGIAPVRILMENGRAMTGPFGYLITKVINQKSSYKDYVGVDACMSNLMRPGMYGAYHHITVMGKEDQPADRTVDIVGSLCENNDKFAIDRKIPATEVGDIAVIHDAGAHGHSMGFQYNGRLRSAEIVFNDAGEFRAIRRAETFDDYFCTVDFDSVKVDRKQSATVG, from the coding sequence ATGCACTATCAACCATTGCCGTTCGATCGCGAATTGATCGACCGAATCATTGAAGATCACCCCACGCCATTTGTCCTGTATCACGAAGACGGGATCCGTGACCGGGCTCGCGAATTGACTGATGCGTTCGCTTGGAACGAAGGTTTCCAGCAATATTTCGCGGTCAAAGCCACCCCCAACCCGCACATCGTCGCAATGATGGCCGAGGAAGGTGGCGGGGCGGATTGCAGCAGTGTGGCCGAGCTGATCACCTGCGAGCGTCTGGGCATCACCGGCCAAGATGTGATGTTCACGTCCAACAACACGACCATGGAAGAGTTCGAGATCGCCAACAAACTTGGCGCGATCATCAATCTCGACACACCACATCACGTTGAACAAATCGCTCAACTGAGCCCGTTGCCGGAGATGGTTTCATTCCGCTTCAACCCGGGACCGGAACGCCAAGGCAACGTCATCATCGGCGATCCCAAGGAAGCCAAGTTCGGCAGCACTCGCGAGCAACTGATCGATGGCTACCGTCGCTGTGCCGAACTCGGCATTTCGCGATTCGGTTTGCACGCGATGGTCGTCAGCAACGAACTGAATATCGAAGCGTTGTTGCAAACCGCGGAAATGCTGTTTGAACTCGCCGCTGAAATCCATCGCGAAACGGGAATCTCGGTCGAGTGCATCAACCTCGGCGGCGGAATCGGTGTGCCTTATCAGCCCGGCCAAGACCCTGTCGATCTGCCTGCCTTTGGCGATGGTGTTCGCAAACTCTATGAGTCGATCTTGGTTCCCGCCGGAATCGCTCCCGTGCGAATCCTGATGGAAAACGGTCGTGCGATGACCGGGCCCTTTGGTTACTTGATCACCAAAGTCATCAATCAGAAATCGTCCTACAAAGACTACGTCGGCGTGGACGCTTGCATGAGCAACCTGATGCGTCCGGGCATGTACGGGGCGTACCATCACATCACCGTGATGGGCAAAGAAGACCAACCCGCGGATCGCACCGTCGACATCGTCGGATCGCTTTGCGAGAACAACGACAAATTCGCGATCGATCGCAAGATACCGGCCACCGAAGTCGGTGACATCGCTGTCATCCACGATGCCGGAGCTCACGGCCACAGCATGGGATTCCAGTACAACGGTCGTCTTCGTTCCGCAGAGATCGTGTTCAACGACGCGGGTGAGTTCCGAGCGATCCGCCGCGCCGAAACGTTCGACGATTACTTCTGCACCGTCGACTTCGATTCCGTCAAAGTCGATCGCAAACAGTCAGCCACCGTTGGCTAA
- a CDS encoding DUF1559 domain-containing protein, producing MTVRTERNGVDRRGFTLVELLVVIAIIGILIALLLPAVQSIREAARQTKCRNRIRQIALACQNYESMFRDLPGYSGEVPPFLVDFESRRQYDARFNGGNWLVQAMALMEQADLAPPLAKIGAAPMVSPTDRVQQHVQSAVATFHCPTRRDADAYPLLEPYLSRYGESGGRTDYAMCGGPATVNEDDHRIIESEYDGVWRLGGRTRLNRVFDGLSHTYLLGEKAMDSLKYTTGDCYGDRAPLAGYTGIGTTTHSYVRFAARQPALDTPDNCLSCHDFGSAHPHGWNAAMVDGSVKMLTYTQDINIHRAAASIDGREIPTYDH from the coding sequence TTGACCGTGAGGACTGAGCGAAACGGGGTGGATCGTCGCGGATTCACATTGGTGGAATTGTTGGTCGTGATCGCCATCATTGGCATCTTGATCGCTCTACTCTTACCGGCGGTTCAAAGCATTCGCGAAGCAGCTCGTCAGACCAAGTGTCGCAATCGAATCCGCCAAATCGCATTGGCTTGTCAAAACTACGAGTCGATGTTTCGCGATCTGCCCGGCTACTCTGGCGAAGTCCCGCCGTTCTTGGTCGATTTCGAGAGTCGGAGGCAGTACGACGCCCGGTTCAACGGAGGCAATTGGTTGGTCCAGGCGATGGCTTTGATGGAGCAAGCTGACTTGGCACCTCCGCTCGCTAAAATCGGTGCTGCACCGATGGTCTCGCCGACTGATCGGGTGCAACAGCATGTTCAGTCTGCCGTCGCGACATTCCATTGCCCAACCCGACGAGATGCGGACGCCTATCCATTGTTGGAACCCTACTTGAGTCGCTACGGCGAATCTGGTGGTCGGACGGATTACGCCATGTGTGGTGGGCCCGCCACGGTGAACGAGGACGACCACCGCATCATCGAGAGCGAGTATGACGGGGTCTGGCGATTGGGTGGTCGGACACGGCTGAATCGGGTTTTTGACGGATTGAGCCACACGTATCTGCTGGGCGAAAAAGCAATGGATTCATTGAAATACACGACCGGAGATTGCTATGGCGACCGAGCCCCGCTGGCCGGTTACACGGGAATTGGAACCACCACCCATTCGTATGTCCGATTCGCGGCCCGGCAACCGGCGCTCGACACACCGGACAATTGTTTGTCCTGTCACGACTTCGGCAGTGCTCACCCACACGGCTGGAATGCGGCGATGGTGGATGGATCCGTGAAAATGTTGACGTACACTCAAGACATCAACATTCACCGCGCGGCCGCCTCGATCGATGGTCGCGAAATTCCTACTTACGACCACTGA
- a CDS encoding 2Fe-2S iron-sulfur cluster-binding protein: MPKLTVENVGTFEVPAGKRLIKALVEEAGTDQLHACGGVSRCTTCRVEFVEGEPEQITEAEKETLRVREVTEPGVRLSCQINCDHDMTVRVISRLEGSGRKDQGGAVADEIQPAPEWTTK, from the coding sequence ATGCCCAAACTCACCGTCGAAAACGTTGGCACCTTTGAAGTCCCCGCTGGCAAACGTTTGATCAAAGCGTTGGTCGAAGAAGCTGGCACCGACCAATTGCACGCGTGCGGTGGTGTTTCCAGATGCACGACTTGCCGAGTGGAGTTCGTGGAAGGCGAACCTGAGCAGATCACTGAAGCCGAGAAAGAAACCCTCCGCGTTCGCGAAGTGACCGAGCCCGGCGTTCGGCTCAGTTGCCAAATCAACTGCGACCACGACATGACCGTCCGTGTGATCAGCCGCCTCGAAGGAAGTGGTCGGAAAGACCAAGGCGGCGCAGTCGCCGATGAAATTCAGCCCGCTCCCGAGTGGACCACGAAGTAG
- a CDS encoding sulfatase-like hydrolase/transferase: MSPNTDPRNNMLQQTLWSTLGILACSLAFTAASVPADEPSPQRSGDRPNIVLIMADDMGFECIGSNGSLDYQTPNIDRIASEGLRFEHCYSQPICTPSRVKLMTGMTNKRNYVKFGMLDRKQTTFAHLLKSAGYRTCIAGKWQLGSELDSPRHFGFEESLLWQHTRGRMDSQKRDTRYPNPRLERNGTKEDYDEGEFSSDLFADFLCDFMETNRDQPFLAYYPMALVHCPFCPTPDSEDWDPTSHGSKTYKGQPEYFGDMVAYVDKIVGRIDQKLGDLGIRENTLLIFTGDNGTDKPIVTQTRFGEVVGAKGEMVDAGNHVTCIAKWPGVIQPQRLTSQIIDFSDFLPTMCEVADAEVPANLTIDGQSFLPVLQGIEGQGRESMFMWYERNGRPNKAREFARNQRYKLYGDGSFFDVEMDRNEKSPLQSLTDDQKEIRSKLQAKIDSFANIIPPQAR, from the coding sequence ATGAGCCCAAACACTGATCCGAGAAACAACATGCTTCAGCAAACTTTGTGGTCCACACTTGGCATCTTGGCCTGCTCATTGGCCTTCACCGCGGCATCGGTCCCGGCTGACGAACCCAGCCCACAACGTTCCGGCGACCGTCCCAACATCGTGCTGATCATGGCCGATGACATGGGATTTGAATGCATTGGATCCAACGGCTCCCTCGACTATCAAACGCCCAATATCGACCGGATTGCCAGCGAAGGTCTGCGGTTCGAACATTGTTACTCGCAACCCATCTGCACGCCGTCGCGAGTCAAGCTGATGACCGGCATGACCAACAAGCGAAACTACGTGAAGTTTGGAATGCTTGACCGGAAGCAGACCACGTTTGCTCATCTGTTGAAGTCCGCTGGTTACCGAACCTGCATCGCGGGAAAGTGGCAACTGGGAAGCGAGCTGGATTCGCCACGGCACTTTGGTTTCGAAGAGTCGTTGTTGTGGCAACACACTCGCGGACGAATGGACAGCCAAAAACGTGACACTCGGTATCCCAACCCACGACTTGAGCGAAACGGTACGAAAGAAGACTACGACGAAGGCGAGTTCTCATCCGACTTGTTCGCGGACTTCCTCTGCGACTTCATGGAAACGAATCGTGATCAGCCATTCCTGGCCTACTATCCGATGGCACTCGTTCATTGCCCGTTTTGCCCCACGCCTGATTCAGAAGATTGGGATCCGACGTCGCATGGATCGAAGACTTACAAAGGCCAACCAGAATACTTCGGCGACATGGTCGCGTACGTCGACAAGATTGTCGGCCGCATTGATCAGAAACTGGGCGACCTCGGTATTCGCGAAAATACGTTGTTGATCTTCACGGGAGACAACGGCACCGACAAACCGATCGTCACCCAGACTCGGTTTGGTGAGGTCGTGGGTGCAAAAGGCGAGATGGTCGACGCGGGCAATCATGTGACCTGCATCGCGAAGTGGCCAGGCGTGATTCAGCCCCAGCGTTTGACATCGCAAATCATCGACTTCAGCGATTTTTTGCCGACGATGTGTGAAGTCGCGGACGCCGAAGTTCCCGCGAATTTGACCATCGATGGGCAGAGTTTTTTGCCGGTGTTGCAGGGCATCGAGGGGCAGGGTCGCGAATCGATGTTCATGTGGTATGAACGAAACGGGCGTCCCAACAAGGCTCGCGAATTTGCTCGCAACCAACGCTACAAACTGTATGGCGACGGATCGTTCTTCGACGTTGAGATGGACCGCAACGAAAAGTCTCCGCTGCAATCCTTGACCGACGATCAAAAAGAAATTCGAAGCAAGCTCCAGGCCAAGATCGACTCTTTCGCCAACATCATTCCACCTCAAGCTCGCTAA
- a CDS encoding polysaccharide biosynthesis/export family protein, with product MDRPMKPTRLRSAFRRVCLATGLLLPLVFADTTSAQELVAPGQATPATDARPTILGGSTGTLPTPSFAMDALPDNPPVNEDELLEVNSLRDYRQRLEKHNLRAEQAKLEARARFESRSRDLIPGLPAGASPPETTAPRKNLLPEAIPTPAPAMPSTPPPVPPTLKPPAAQPQKAQPQAVQPRTERTRTERTRTEQPAADEETLLELPPPLRPRQRQTDRTTPARPQRLGGNAPSTKTQELPEFRPVPNRNRAQPSTRDKQSKRLDALRNEDAAVESSSDLEAPRKSPASEPRSTRPTPPSKRGDTPQQPNREPETEKPATDSPAPRSRSVVDTETMDSTQYSTNANHNGSAQSHTDGTPSWPDLMQDEVTRWPLPASFASHGGGPLSGHPSSVTCSTCGGCVDRNGVGAERLSKTLGVCTGTRPACQCWRCPQSMPFNVYGPGNYVGPARSAPVHEYRLRGGDQVQLTFLIKTVRSVGAYRLVVGDELLIESEADEKLTRGTLERGLEIQPDGTITLRFIGQIHAAGQTISQLRELLNERYEEYYPDPSIDVTPVATGNIARQIREAISGSEGFNPQQTVQTITPEGTLRLPRLGAVPAQGLTLSELKREIILRYDSMSAGLDVEVVLEQQAPHYVYVLGEVTTPGRFEIDAPTTVLGGIALGSGYVPGANLRQVVIFRRGPNWELLSTVLDLRGAIMGKDSRPMDEIWLQDGDVVIVPPSPIRLFDRFVSQVFTEGVYGIVPFTGFGFSFDEGN from the coding sequence ATGGATCGTCCCATGAAACCAACTCGTCTTCGATCGGCGTTTCGTCGCGTTTGCTTGGCAACCGGTTTGTTGTTGCCGTTGGTGTTCGCGGACACCACGTCCGCGCAGGAATTGGTCGCACCTGGACAAGCGACTCCCGCAACCGATGCGCGACCGACAATCTTGGGCGGCAGCACGGGCACGTTGCCCACACCGTCGTTTGCCATGGACGCCCTGCCGGACAATCCGCCCGTCAATGAAGACGAACTGCTCGAGGTCAACTCGCTTCGCGATTACCGGCAGCGGCTGGAAAAGCACAACTTGCGTGCTGAGCAAGCCAAGTTGGAAGCTCGCGCCCGTTTTGAATCACGCTCTCGCGATCTGATTCCCGGCCTGCCTGCAGGCGCCTCCCCACCCGAGACAACCGCGCCGCGCAAGAACTTATTGCCCGAAGCGATTCCAACGCCCGCGCCGGCAATGCCCTCCACACCGCCGCCAGTCCCACCGACCTTGAAGCCGCCTGCTGCTCAGCCGCAAAAAGCGCAGCCGCAAGCCGTCCAGCCTCGTACAGAACGGACTCGTACAGAACGGACTCGTACAGAACAGCCGGCCGCAGACGAGGAAACCTTGTTGGAATTGCCGCCACCGCTGCGCCCTCGTCAGCGGCAAACGGATCGAACAACTCCCGCTCGTCCGCAACGCTTGGGCGGCAACGCGCCATCCACCAAGACGCAGGAGCTTCCGGAGTTCCGTCCAGTCCCGAATCGCAATCGAGCCCAACCGTCGACGCGTGACAAACAATCCAAGCGTCTCGATGCGCTAAGAAACGAAGACGCCGCCGTCGAATCTTCCAGCGATCTCGAAGCCCCGCGGAAGTCGCCTGCTTCAGAACCACGATCGACTCGACCGACGCCTCCATCCAAACGAGGCGACACCCCCCAACAACCAAACCGTGAACCGGAGACCGAGAAACCGGCCACTGATTCACCGGCACCTCGTTCGCGGTCGGTCGTCGACACCGAGACCATGGACTCGACGCAATATTCGACCAACGCGAACCACAACGGATCCGCTCAAAGCCACACGGATGGAACTCCTTCGTGGCCGGACTTGATGCAAGATGAAGTCACACGTTGGCCATTGCCCGCTTCGTTCGCGTCGCACGGTGGAGGACCTTTGTCGGGTCATCCCAGCTCGGTCACCTGCTCGACCTGCGGTGGATGTGTGGATCGAAACGGAGTCGGCGCCGAACGACTGAGCAAGACGCTTGGTGTTTGCACCGGAACCCGCCCCGCGTGCCAGTGCTGGCGCTGCCCTCAAAGCATGCCATTCAACGTTTACGGACCCGGCAACTACGTCGGACCTGCTCGCAGTGCACCGGTGCACGAATACCGATTGCGTGGCGGCGACCAAGTTCAGTTGACGTTTTTAATCAAGACCGTTCGCTCGGTGGGTGCATATCGACTAGTAGTCGGCGACGAATTGTTGATTGAATCTGAAGCCGATGAAAAGCTCACTCGCGGAACGCTCGAACGTGGTTTGGAAATCCAACCCGACGGAACGATCACGTTGCGTTTCATCGGCCAGATTCACGCGGCTGGGCAAACGATCAGCCAGCTTCGCGAATTGCTCAACGAACGCTACGAAGAGTACTACCCCGATCCTTCGATCGACGTGACTCCCGTTGCGACGGGCAACATCGCCCGACAGATTCGCGAAGCCATCAGTGGTTCCGAAGGATTCAACCCTCAACAAACCGTGCAAACGATCACGCCCGAGGGAACGCTTCGCTTGCCTCGTTTGGGTGCTGTGCCCGCTCAAGGCCTGACACTCAGCGAATTGAAACGAGAAATCATCCTGCGATACGACTCGATGTCGGCCGGCTTGGATGTCGAGGTTGTGCTGGAGCAGCAGGCTCCTCACTACGTTTATGTCCTCGGCGAAGTCACCACGCCGGGCCGATTTGAGATCGACGCACCAACGACCGTGCTCGGCGGGATCGCGTTGGGCAGCGGGTACGTGCCGGGTGCGAACCTGCGTCAGGTCGTGATTTTCCGCCGCGGTCCGAACTGGGAATTGCTGTCCACGGTGCTGGATTTGCGTGGCGCGATCATGGGCAAGGACTCCCGCCCGATGGACGAGATTTGGCTGCAGGACGGCGACGTGGTCATCGTCCCCCCCAGCCCGATCCGATTGTTCGATCGCTTCGTCAGCCAAGTCTTCACCGAGGGCGTTTACGGAATTGTGCCATTCACTGGCTTTGGGTTCTCGTTCGACGAGGGCAACTGA
- a CDS encoding 3-keto-disaccharide hydrolase, with product MMKSSWLTSFRRVRTQSWAFASLVCVSTCCGSLANADDAPKQSAPAKTESQTPATEMQSLFDGKSLSGWTNPYEWGKTEVVDGEIHLTADKKFFLVTEKVFHDYEFEGEVKLPEGKSNSGFMARGQVKPNEVFGYQAEADPTDRRWSGGLYDERRRQWLNPLWDQPEAQAAFDRDRWNRYRIRCVGNHLQFFINDVPTTDYFDPVDLSGRVGLQHHGEKGQTYRFRNLKVRNLGSHEWKPLFDGKSLDGWETVGGGTWTVVDGILQGRASSEANEPNGMLYSKHPMTDGTYRIEYRFKKGDSGFFVRSEITENKPFVKGVQCEIDNSDEVGGLYQTGGAGWLVRPLHYLETGFPKDRHAVVNRHWKQAREGLQLDKKPVTSGDDETPWNMMTVSVHGKRIVVHLNDCLAVDHVVEDLADSGVIALQLHGNQDLEVDFRKVEMLVPTSEE from the coding sequence ATGATGAAATCATCCTGGCTCACGTCCTTCCGTCGTGTTCGCACCCAATCATGGGCATTTGCCTCACTCGTCTGCGTCAGCACCTGCTGCGGTTCGCTCGCCAATGCCGACGACGCACCCAAACAATCGGCACCTGCGAAGACTGAATCGCAAACTCCCGCAACCGAGATGCAATCGTTGTTCGATGGCAAATCACTCAGCGGTTGGACCAATCCGTACGAATGGGGCAAGACGGAAGTGGTCGATGGTGAAATCCACCTGACCGCCGACAAGAAGTTCTTCCTGGTCACCGAGAAAGTCTTCCACGACTACGAATTCGAAGGCGAAGTCAAACTTCCCGAAGGCAAATCCAACAGCGGCTTCATGGCTCGTGGACAAGTCAAACCGAACGAAGTCTTTGGGTACCAAGCCGAAGCCGACCCCACCGATCGTCGCTGGTCAGGTGGCCTCTACGATGAACGTCGTCGCCAGTGGCTCAACCCGTTGTGGGATCAACCGGAAGCCCAAGCCGCATTCGATCGAGATCGCTGGAACCGCTACCGCATCCGCTGTGTTGGCAATCACTTGCAGTTTTTCATCAACGATGTCCCCACCACCGACTACTTTGATCCCGTTGATCTGAGCGGCCGAGTCGGACTGCAACACCACGGTGAAAAAGGCCAGACCTATCGGTTCCGAAACTTGAAGGTCCGCAACCTGGGCAGCCACGAATGGAAACCTTTGTTCGACGGCAAGTCATTGGACGGCTGGGAAACCGTCGGTGGCGGCACGTGGACCGTGGTCGACGGCATTCTGCAAGGCCGCGCCAGCAGCGAAGCCAACGAGCCCAACGGCATGCTGTACAGCAAGCACCCCATGACCGACGGGACCTATCGAATCGAGTATCGATTCAAAAAGGGCGACAGTGGCTTCTTCGTTCGCAGTGAAATCACTGAGAACAAACCATTCGTCAAAGGCGTCCAGTGCGAAATCGATAACTCCGATGAAGTTGGCGGCCTATACCAAACTGGCGGAGCGGGTTGGTTGGTGCGTCCTCTGCATTACCTCGAAACCGGATTCCCCAAAGACCGGCATGCCGTTGTCAATCGTCACTGGAAACAAGCCCGTGAAGGTTTGCAGCTTGACAAAAAACCAGTGACCTCCGGCGACGATGAAACGCCTTGGAACATGATGACCGTCAGCGTTCATGGCAAACGCATCGTCGTTCACTTGAACGATTGTTTGGCCGTCGACCATGTCGTGGAAGACTTGGCTGACTCCGGAGTGATCGCCTTGCAACTGCACGGCAACCAAGACCTCGAAGTCGACTTCCGCAAAGTTGAAATGCTGGTCCCAACCAGCGAAGAGTAG